One segment of Triticum aestivum cultivar Chinese Spring chromosome 2A, IWGSC CS RefSeq v2.1, whole genome shotgun sequence DNA contains the following:
- the LOC123190076 gene encoding calcium-dependent protein kinase 12 has translation MGNCFTKTYEIPISSGSFERPPPSFGEQPPPAGYGTGKPPRPPSTASRRPTFPKPQPPPRPSGRPPLPSFLSGSLSRKVPVGEIGPVLQRPMADVRALYNLERKLGSGQFGTTYLCTERATGLKYACKSVSKRKLVRRADVEDMRREVTILQHLSGQPNIAEFRGAFEDAESVHLVMEFCSGGELFDRITAKGSYSERQAAAVCRDILTVVHVCHFMGVLHRDLKPENFLLASPADDAPLKAIDFGLSVFIEEGKVYKDIVGSAYYVAPEVLHRNYGREIDVWSAGVILYILLCGSPPFWAETEKGIFDAILVGQLDFSSSPWPTISESAKDLIRQMLNRDPKRRITAAQALEHPWLKEGGASDRPIDSAVLSRMKQFKAMNKLKQLALKVIAENLSPEEIKGLKQMFNNMDTDKSGTITVEELKIGLTKLGSKITEAEVQKLMEAVDVDKSGSIDYTEFLTAMMNKHKVEKEEDLLRAFQHFDKDNSGYISREELEQAMTEYGMGDEANIKAVLDEVDKDRDGNIDYEEFVEMMRKGK, from the exons ATGGGCAACTGCTTCACCAAGACGTACGAGATACCCATCTCGTCGGGGTCCTTCGAgcggccgccgccgtcgttcggCGAGCAGCCGCCGCCCGCCGGGTACGGCACCGGCaagccgccgcggccgccgtccaCGGCGTCGCGGCGTCCGACGTTCCcaaagccgcagccgccgcccaggccgtCCGGCCGGCCGCCCCTGCCGAGCTTCCTGTCCGGGTCGCTGTCCCGGAAGGTGCCCGTCGGCGAGATCGGTCCGGTGCTGCAGCGGCCCATGGCGGACGTGCGCGCGCTGTACAACCTGGAGCGGAAGCTCGGGAGCGGGCAGTTCGGGACGACGTACCTGTGCACGGAGCGCGCCACGGGGCTCAAGTACGCCTGCAAGTCGGTGTCCAAGCGCAAGCTGGTGCGGCGCGCCGACGTGGAGGACATGCGCCGGGAGGTGACCATCCTGCAGCACCTCAGCGGCCAGCCCAACATCGCCGAGTTCCGGGGCGCCTTCGAGGACGCCGAGAGCGTGCACCTCGTCATGGAGTTCTGCTCCGGCGGGGAGCTCTTCGACCGCATCACCGCCAAGGGGAGCTACTCCGAGCGCCAGGCCGCCGCCGTCTGCAGGGACATCCTCACCGTCGTCCACGTCTGCCACTTCATGGGGGTCCTGCACCGGGACCTCAAGCCCGAGAACTTCCTGCTCGCCAGCCCCGCCGACGACGCCCCGCTCAAGGCCATCGACTTCGGCCTCTCCGTCTTCATCGAAGAAG GAAAGGTGTACAAGGACATTGTGGGAAGTGCATACTATGTGGCGCCAGAAGTACTGCATCGGAATTATGGGAGAGAAATCGATGTCTGGAGCGCTGGAGTGATCTTGTACATTCTCTTATGCGGTTCACCGCCTTTCTGGGCAG AAACTGAGAAGGGCATATTTGATGCTATACTGGTGGGTCAACTTGATTTCAGTAGCAGCCCCTGGCCGACGATATCTGAAAGCGCAAAGGATCTTATCAGACAAATGTTAAACAGAGATCCCAAGAGGCGTATCACGGCAGCACAGGCCCTAG AACATCCATGGCTCAAAGAAGGCGGTGCATCCGACAGGCCTATCGACAGCGCGGTCCTGTCAAGAATGAAGCAATTCAAGGCGATGAACAAGCTAAAACAACTGGCGCTTAAG GTAATTGCAGAGAACCTGTCACCTGAGGAAATCAAGGGCCTGAAACAGATGTTCAACAACATGGACACAGACAAGAGTGGGACCATCACAGTTGAAGAACTGAAAATTGGTTTAACAAAGTTAGGATCAAAGATTACTGAGGCAGAGGTTCAGAAGCTTATGGAAGCA GTTGATGTAGACAAGAGTGGCAGCATAGATTACACGGAATTCCTGACTGCTATGATGAATAAACATAAGGTGGAAAAGGAGGAGGATTTGCTCCGCGCATTTCAACACTTTGACAAAGATAACAGCGG GTACATATCAAGAGAAGAACTAGAACAAGCCATGACAGAGTATGGAATGGGTGATGAAGCAAATATTAAAGCAGTATTGGACGAAGTTGACAAAGACAGA GATGGGAATATCGACTATGAAGAGTTTGTGGAAATGATGAGGAAGGGAAAATAG